The Chitinophagales bacterium region GACCTGTTGATAGAAAATGAATAAAATATTCTACTTTTGAATTGTACTAAAAATGGGAAGCCTTCAGGAATACTGCAAGCAAAAAACAGTTGTCTTTGGTTGCATAAGTTCGTATCTTTGTTGGCAACAATGAAATTCTACGATAAATATCCACAACTAAAAGAAAAAGGTTACTTGACTCAAGTGCTCACTAAAACTGTGTTCTCAACAATGTTGTTGGAGAACCAGCAAGTGTCAATGTCGAAAGTTGAACAGATTGTTTTGTCATTATTGAAGGAGCAAGAATTAAAAGGCGGTCAATTCTTTTCTAATCAAGGTCATTAAAGGCTCAAAATTTCCATTGTCAGCCAATTTCATCGCATCAATATAAATTTTTCTACTATCACCTTCTCTGTAATAGAATTCAAGTGGTTTGTATCCAAACTTGAGAGCAACAATGTTCATCAAAATCCGTCCCGTTCTGCCGTTGCCATTATTGAATGGATGTATGCGGATAAATTCATAGTGGGCAAAAGCTAAGCAACCAATGTGGTCTTGAAGTGTTTCTGAGTTTCGAATTTTAAAATTTAGGTTGTCAATGAACTGATACATTAGTTGCAATACTTTCGATGGTTCAGGAGGTGTTAGTTGTCCAACCGTTACAGTTGTTGTTCGCCAAGAGCCAGCCCAGTCATAAAGTTCTGAGAATGCAATTCTGTAAATTTCTAAAAGAAGTTGTGTTGAAATTTCTATTTCACTATCCAACTCAAACATAAAAAGTTCAGCCGCAGCAATTCCTTTGGCTTCATACTCATTGATAAGATTTTTATCAGTAAGTTCGAGTTTATTCTCATCAGGCGATGGTGTCCAGTTGGTGTTATTGTCCATTTTCTCAAAGGTATATTTTTTATTGTTTGCAGCGGCTACCAAGCACTACTGCTAAATCGCCCAATATGCAAAATCGTTGTTACCAATAAGTGAAAGATACATTCTGAAAGCTATTTACAACTTTGAGTTATCGGAAAAATCTATTTTTAAGTTTTTAAGGAAATAGCTATTGTAGCATCAAGGTGTTGTTTAAAAAGTACTTACTTAGAATTGGAGTGCTGGGAGTAGTGTTGGCAATAGCTTTTTTGCTGCTGCATTTTCTTTTCCCTTTAAACTATACGCCCACATATTCTACGTTGGTGTACGATTCGCAAGGGAAAATAATACATGCCTTCCTTTCACCCGATGATAAATGGCGCTTCAAGACAGAGCGGCACGAAATTTCTCCGGAACTTAAAAAGGTGTTCTTAAACAAGGAAGATAAATGGTTTTATTACCACCCGGGCATAAATCCGTTTTCGATTGTAAGAGCCATTTCAAACAATATATTTAAAGGGAAAAGAACATCGGGCGCTTCTACCATTACCATGCAAGTTGCACGTATGCTGGAACCCAAAGAGCGCACGTATATAAGTAAGCTAGTGGAAGTGTTTAGAGCCTTGCAACTAGAATTGAAATTTACTAAAGATGAACTGTTTGAAATCTATATAAATAAAGTTCCTTACGGTGGAAACATAGAAGGCGTGAAGGCTGCGGCTCTTATTTTTTTTAATAAACATCCTGCTTATTTAAGTGTGGGTGAATTAACCACGCTAAGTGTAGTACCCAACCGCCCTTCGAGTTTAAGGTTAGGAAAGAATAATAGTGCGGTAGAAGCAGTGCGCAACCAATGGCTGCGAAAATTTGAGGAGGAGGGTGTTTTTTTAAGTAGTGAAATAAGCGATGCATTGCAAGAGCATGTAAATGCACAAAGGAGATTATTGCCACGTTTTGCCCCACATTTTTCATACAGAATAAAATCTTTAGGAGGTAATATTTTTACCACTATAGATTTAGAAAAGCAGCGCAAATGCGAGCAAATAGTTCAAACGTATGTAAACGGGCTGCGCAGTAGAGGCATACAAAATGCTGCTGTAATGGTAATTGAAAATGGCAGTGGCAATGTAATTTCGTATGTAGGCTCTGCCGATTTTTACCACGCTGCCGATGCGGGGCAGGTAGATGGCGCAAAAGCTGTACGACAACCCGGCAGCACACTCAAGCCTTTATTGTATGGCTTGTGCTTTGATGCAGGTATTTACACGCCCAAAACAATGGTGGCAGATGTGCCTTGCAATTTCGATGGATATGTGCCGGAAAATTACGACAGCAAGTTTAGAGGCGAGGTTACGGTGGAGTATGCACTTGAAAATTCACTTAATATTCCTGCCGTAAAGGCATTGGAAGCGCTGGGGAAAGAAAATATGCTAACGGCATTAAAGCGGTGTGGTTTCAGCAGTGTTTCAAAACACGAAAAGAGGCTGGGGCTTTCGCTTATTTTAGGAGGCTGCGGTGTTACTTTAGAAGAAATGAGCAACCTCTATAGATGCATTGCCAATAAAGGCATTTACTCACCCATTCATTATTTAAAGGGAGTGAAGAAAGCTGCTACAGGCGATACGATACTTTCTGCTACTGCATCTTTTATGCTCTGCGAAATACTTTCTAAAGTAGCACGCCCGGATTTGCCTGTAAATTGGGAAGGCAGCAAAACATTGCCACGCATTGCATGGAAAACAGGCACCAGTTACGGCAGAAAAGACGCATGGAGCATAGGTTTTAATAAGAATTATACCATTGGGGTTTGGGTAGGAAATTTTAGTAATGTTGGCGTGCCGGATTTAAACGGTGCAGCCATTGCCACACCTTTGTTGTTTCAACTTTTTAATACCATAGACTATAATTCGCCCAACGAATGGTATGCCATGCCGCGTGAGTGCGGAGTAAGAACCGTTTGCAGCCATTCGGGTTTAGAACCCAATAGCTTTTGCCGCAATTTGGTGAGCGATTATTTTATTCCGCTGGTATCGAGCAATAAACGTTGCGAGCATTTGAAGGAAATAGCCACCGATGCCAAGATGCAAATTTCATATTGTGCAGAATGCCTGCCAACTGCGGGCTACAAACGGTTGCTGTTCGAGAATTATTCGCCCGAAATTATTCGTTGGTTCGATGAAAACCATGTGAACATAAAAAGAATACCGCCACACAATCCTTTATGCAGCAGGATATTTAAAGGCAATGAACCTACCATTATTTCGCCCGTAAACGGTAGTGAGTATTATATCGAAAAAGGGCAGCCGCCCTCTATACAATTGAGTTGCGAAACAGCTGGCGATGTGGAATATGTTTTTTGGTGGGTAAACAATAAATTGGTTAGCAAGGTTAAAGCAGGGGAGAAGTATTTTTGTCTGCTGCCGGAGGGCGATGTAAAAATTTCGTGCACAGACGATAAAGGCCGCAATACCGATTGCAGGGTAAAAGTGCGGCAGGTAGATTGGTAGAATTACATTTGGTAATGCGGGTTCATAGCTGCCGTTTGTTGGTAAACTGTTGAAAAGGTGTGAGTGGAGTGTTAATTCTCAACAATGATTCCACATGCCGCTGCCGAGCATTAAAAATTCCACTCAAAATTTATTCTTTGCGCCCTCAAATGAAGATAGCTGCGCTTATTTTTGAATTGCTACAAACCCATGATTGTGTAATTATGCCGGGTTTGGGTGGCTTTTTGGCGCAAAACAAGAGTGCATCGTTGCAGGATAACAATTTGCTGCTGCCTCCTGCCAGAATACTTTCTTTTAATGCCAGATTGAATGGCAACGATGGATTGCTGGTGCATTCGTTGGCAAACAGCAGCGGCATTGCATTTGCCGAGGCGCAACAGCAGGTAGAGAAATTTGTGCAAACTGCCATTGCATTATTGCAGCAAAACGAGGCGGTACATTTCGATAAAGTGGGTTCTTTAAACTTTGATACCGAAGGGAATCTGCAATTTGTGCAACACCAAGAGCAAGAATTGTTTGCTGCATTTTTTGGATTAAAGTCTATAACTGCACTTCCGGTAGAAAGAGAAAAAATTGAGACTCCTATAATTACCGTAGAGCCTAAAAAGGTTGGCAAAGTAGTTTCGTTTAAGAAAGCAAGACAGCGTAAGCGCTTTAATACATTTGTGAAATATGCTGCGGCCGCAGTGGTGGTGCTTGCATTAACCATTTCCGGCATTATTGGCTTTTTAGATAATAGCAATACCAATGTAGAGCATACAGCATCGTTGGTTCCGGCTATGGATAGTTCGCACGATGATTTAAACCAAGATAGTGGTTCGGTTGCTTCTGCAGAAGTTACAGAGATGTTGCCCACAATACAAGAGCCTGCCGAAACCATAGCAGCACCGGTGGATGAGGTAGCTGCCAATAATGAGGTGGACGAGGCAAATGAAACTCAGGAATTAAAACATGGTTACTATGTAATTGTGGGTGCTTTCTCTAAGCAGGAAAATGCACATGCACTATACACACAACTGCAACATGAACTGGGTAGTGCAACTCCTGTTATTAAATTCGATAGAAACGGTTTAACCGCTGTTGGCTTCTATTCAGCAGAGAATGTAACAGATGCAGCCACTGTGTTGGCACGTGCAAAGCAAAAAGACAGTGCCGTTTGGTTACTTAAAATGTAGGTTTGCCTTTTTGAAAATTTTGTATTTTCTTTATTGAATGAAAGGTCTTTTCCCCATACTCTTTACTGCAATTACCTTTTTTTCGGTAAGGGCACAGCAACCTAATTTTCAAGTATATCCTAATCCTTTTTCGCAAACACTTACCAGCCATTGGGTATTGGATAGTGCTGAAGTAGTGTCTGTTTCTGTTTTTGACATAGTAGGCAGGCAGGTAGCAATTATATTGCCGGATACATTACTTGCCGGAGGCAACTGCTCCATTACTTCAAATTTGAATTACTTAAACCACGGTGTCTATTTTGTGAAATTGGCTATGGGCGACAGTGTGTTTTTAAAAAAGGTAAGCAAGGTTGATAATGCAGTATTTACCTGCCCTTTTAGTTCCAATACTTTAGGCGATACCATTCATCTACATTTTGAAATAATAGATTCTTTAGGCGATAGAGTTACGTATAAGCTATTGAACCGATGGGGGATGGCTGAAATTGAAATAGATACCATACTCCCACAGGGTAGCTACGATTGGGCATTCGCGGTAAGTGCACAAACACCGAGTAGCTATGTGCAGTATTTTATGCAAGATTCTTCTAGTTGTAAGGGTGTAGTGGTTGTGGGTAACAGTACAGCGAGTGTGGCTTCTTTCTTAAATCGTGCCGATATTGCCATACAAAGAAATGGGAGCGAAGTGATACTACAGTCTGATGTATTGCTCACGCTTAATGTAATTGATTGTATTGGGCAACGGATTGTAACAACACAAAGCAATAAACCGTTTTACTTACCCAAGGGTTTATACTTTTTTGTGCTTACCGATGCTGCATCACTACCATACACCATAAAATATTGGCAGAAAAATTAGGTTTCTATAACTTAAAAGCATTATGTGCTGCTATGGTATCATGTGTGAGTAGCATGGCTTTATCTCTAGAAGCGTAACATGCTCCTACGCCTGCAACTACATTACTAAGGTGCTGCTTTGCTAGTGCCTTTACTGCTTCTATTTCACTTGCAGTGAAGCCGCCAACATAAGTAAATGCAATGCCTATTCCTTGCCAGCAATATGGTTGGTATTGCTCAGGAAGGCTACTAATTTGTTGTTGCACAGCCACAGCATCGCCTTTGCAATTGTACCAGCAACTGCGCCCCACTCCGGTGTAATAGCTATGATGATAGTTTGGATTTAGCTGCGGCAATGTAGATGCAAGCACTTTCCTTTTTCTAAAGGTGCCTTCATAAAAGCCAAACCCATCGGCTACTTTTTGTTGAAGATGCTCGGGAAGAAATGAACATAAAGCAGCTATATCAGTTTTACTGTTTTCGGCCAATGCCCAACCGAGTCCTACGCAAATTTGAGTTTCGTGAGCAGGGTGCTGCAATAAGAAATGATGCCAGTTGGTAGCTAAGTTATCTATGAAAGTACATGCAAAGTAATAAGATGCCCCCTCGTAATAGGCCGACAAAAATGGGTTGCTTAATATTGCCTTCGGTGGGTGAAAGGCGGCAACGTTGCATTGCTCGGCAAGTGCTTTGCCTTGCAAAAAAGATTGCTGTACCGCAGTAATGTTTTCTTGTATGGATGCAATCACGCTGTTACTTTTTCACCATAAAACCACATGGTGGCAACATCTTTTCGAATAGCAAAATCCGGAGCTACATTTTGTTCATCGGCTACTTCGGTTGGTGGCAGTTTGTTTTCCGGGTCTAATTTCATTTCGTAAGGATTTACTTTTATATCCATACCTGTTCCTTTTACCTGTGCACTTACATGTCTAAAAATTTCAGCAGCAAATTTCTCTAACAGTTGCATGTTGGCTGCAACTTTTTCTATTAGCTCGTTGCCGTGCAGCACATCTAAATCTTGTTGGAAATTGCGCAGTATTTCTAAGTCGTAGGGATCTATGAATTTATGCTCAAAGATTTCATTTTCATAAGGCAGCCAGTCTAAAAATAGTTGTTGTACATTATTGCCCAACTTACCCAATTTTCGCCCTAAGCTATCGGGTGTGGCAAATAATTGCTTTAGAAGGCGCAAGTCGGTAAATGCTTTATTGGTAAACAATAAGGTTGGTACAGCCCAATACACTGCCCAGTCCCAAAATATTTTAAACACCATTATTTGCGAACTGCCCATTAGTAAGTATTTATTTTGGTAAATGGGAATCCAGCTATCAATTAAGCCTAGGTAAGTTTGCTCGTATATTTCGGCTCTTATAGATACATCTTCACCATTTTTGTCGCGCAGAATAAGGTCGCTAAGCAGTGTGTTGCTCAGCGAAATTAAATCTGTGCCGGGCGAGTAAAGCGGATCTAAAAATGCACCGGATTCTCCGGTGGTAGCCCATTTTTCTACACCATCGTAAAGCCGTGCCGAGTGATGCGCAAAGTGGCGTAGAATTTTAAAATCCAATACATTTTCTTTTTCGGGTGCCAATTTCTGATGGCACAGCGGCTCGTTTATCCGCAGCCATTCTATGGCGGCCTCGTAAGTATTGAACGTTTCAAAAGGGTGAACGGCAGGGTCGGCCACAATGCCTATACTGGTATTTTTTGTTCCTAATGGAATTATCCAAACCCAGTATCCTTTATCCATAAAATGCACGGTGCTCAAGTAGCGCAGGCCCGAAACCAAATAATTCTTCCACTGCTCGTTTTCGCTCCAATTGTCTATATCAATTACACCTTTTATGCGCCACCACACAGCATTGCAATGGTGCTCCATTGGTTTTTGAAAATTTAGTTTCTTCTTCAATAAGTTGATGCGGCTGGCGGCATCTACAATCCATGTGGCATGTGCTGTTTGCTGTATTCCGTTTGCTAAATAAGTAACGCTGTTGTTTCCTGCTTCAATAGAAATGTCGGTAACGCGGGCATCTAACTGCAGCTGTGTTCCTAATGCAATTGTTTTTTCTGTAAGGTAATTTTCAAATGTTCCTCTATCTAACTGGTGGCTAGGAGTTTTTAGCCATTGGCGGGGACCCAGTTCCACTCGCGAAGTAATTTCAGCTTTGTTATGCGATTTGAAAAAGAAACGCAAACCATGTTTGGGCAGTTCATGTGCTTCTAAATAATCTTTTAAACCCAATACTTCGCGCAAGTAATGGCTGCCTAACTCTACCGAAGATTCGCCTACTTTATGTGCAGCAATGGCGGCAGAACCTTTTCTTTTTTCTAGTATTAAAATATTGATATTGGGATTGCTTTGTTTAAGTTGAATGGAAAGGGTGAGTCCGGCTAATCCTCCTCCGGCTATAATTACATCGTATGATTGTTGCATGTGAATATTGTTGGCGGCACAAAGTATGGAATTTACAAGAACAAAATTATGATATTACTCCTTGTTTATTTTGAGGCTAAAAGCCTTTTTACCAGCTGCGGCACGGCATTGCCTGCTTTGCTTGCAATAGATTCTACTCCGGGAATAAATGTTTGGTGCGCTTGTGGATCTATGTAAAATTTATTTGAAAATTTAGAAGCATAATGAACCAAACCTGCAGCAGGATACACTTGCATGGAAGTGCCAATAATGATAACAATATCGGCATCCGGCATTGCAGCAATGGCTTCTTCCATTTTAGGAACTGCTTCGCCAAACCACACAATATGCGGGCGCAATTGCGAGCCAAGCGTACAAGTGTCGCCTATTCTAATATCTTGCCTCCATTCATAAACCAATATTTCGTTTTTGGTACTGCGTGCTTTTAGCAATTCTCCATGAAGATGTATTACATGCGAAGATCCTGCACGCTCATGTAAATCGTCTACGTTTTGAGTAATAATGGTTACTTGAAACTGTTGCTCTAAAGCAACCAATGCCAAATGTGCAGCATTAGGTTCTACTTGCAATAATTGACTTCTTCGAGCATTGTAAAATTCTAGTACCAATGATGGATTCTTACGCCATGCTTCGGGTGTGGCCACATCTTCAATCCTATGTTTTTCCCATAACCCATCGGCATCTCTAAATGTTTGAATACCGCTTTCGGCACTTATTCCGGCACCTGTGAGTACCACAATCTTTTCTTTTATGCTCATGAATGAAAAATATAAAATTAGAACGTAAACTTGCCCAAAGTTTCAACTAAAAAACAACCATGTTTTATATTCATAAAAGTGCATGCATTTCGCCTCAACACACCTTTGGCACTCCGGTTTTAGAGCAACAAAAGGTGTATGATAATAACCAAATGCACGCTATTGAGCCTGTTTATGAAGGTGTTCCTCCCGGACAGTTGCGCAGAATGGGCAAGGCGCTGCGAATGGGTGTGGGCAGCGGCATGAGTTTATTGAAACATCATGTGGTAGATGGCATTATTATTGGCACGGCTAATGGTGGCATAGAAGACAGTATCAGTTTTTTAAATCAAATTGAAGAATATGCCGAAGGGCGTTTAACGCCAACACATTTTGTGCAAAGTACTTTTAATGCCATTGCAGGCATGATGGGTTTAATTACAAAAAACAAAGGCTACAATGCCACGCATGTGCATCGCGGAGCTGCATTTGAAAATGTGCTTATAGATGCCGTCATGCTACTTAAGGAAAATACTAGTCATCAATATTTAATTGGTGCAGTAGATGAAATTTCGGTGCGTAATTACCGCATGGAATCGCTTGCCGGTTGGTATAAAAAGGAGATTATTCCAAGCAATGAAATGTTTAGCCATATTTCGGCAGGAATGATTCCGGGAGAAGGTGCCGCCATGTTTTTGGTGAGCAATCAATCTGAAGGTGCTGTGGCACAGATGTGTGCAACCACTTCGTTTTTTGGTAAAGACGAAGCAACCTTACAAGCGCAGTTGGCTTCCTTTCTTGCAGCCAACAACATTGATGTGCAGGAAGTTGATTTGCTATTGAGTGGCTATAATGCAGATGAACGCTTTACTCATTTTTACGATATGGTAGAGGCTGCCTTTGCTTCAAAAGGCATTGCTCGATTTAAGCAGCTAACGGGCGATTTTCAAACAGTAAGTGCATTGGCAGTGTGGTGGGCGGTTCAATTACTTCACCAAAAAGAAATTCCCGGTTTTATGTTGGTTACAGGCAATGCTGCCATAATTCCTAAGTATATCTTAATTTACAACAACTACAGAGGCGAGCAGCATAGTTTTATATTGCTTAAAAGACCGTAGTGCTTATGTCCAAAGATATATGGATTGCCTTAGTGCGCTATTGCAGTTATCAAGAACGGTGCAAAAGCGATGTGGTAAAGAAAATGCAGCAACTAGAAGTGCCTCCGGCAGAATTTGGAAACTGGATAGCCAAACTGCAAGCCGAAAATTTTTTGAATGAATTGCGTTTCACAAAAGGCTTTGTAAACGGCAGGTTTAAAAATAAAGGCTGGGGAGTTGGCAAACTAAAGCGCGAATTAGCAGCAAGAAAAGTTGAGGAGTCTATTATTCAACAGGTGCTTGCCGAAGAAATTGATTCGGAAAGCTATGAGCAAAAAGCGCTGTGGGTAGCAGAAAAAAAATGGAAATCCATAAAAGGAAAAACCACAATGGAGCGTCAACTAAAGTTGCAAAAATTCTTATTAGGTAAAGGCTTTGAGTTTGCTGTTGTAAAAGAATTGATAAAGAAAAATTTTCAGCAGTAGGTTATTCTTTATTTCTTTTCAGCCTTTGCCTTTTGGCTCTTTGCCCACTCTAAATTGTTTTTAGCCAATTGAAAATCGGGCTTCAATTGTAGCGCTTTTTCACAAGCTGCAATTTCCATATCCCAATTTTCTAATGCACCATACGCGGCTGCAATATTATTGTACGCCACAGCTTGTTTGCCATCGGAATCAATTGCCTTTTGGGTGGCTTCGATACTTTTTTCATACATACCTGCTTGAAAATATGCCAAACCCAAATTCAAATAAGATTGATACCCCGGGTTGGCGGTAGCGGCTTTTTCGGCTGCTTCAACCGCAGATGCAAAAGAGGCGGAAGAAGATGAGGGCGCTGTAATAACTTGGTTGTTGCTTGGCAATATAGGCGCCTGTGTTTCTCTAATTAAATTGGCATAAACCAAGTAGCCAATTGGCATGGCAATTAGCAGTGTAAAAACTAATGTGTAGTGCTTTGGATGCTTATCTGTCTTCATAATACAATGCCCAAAATTGCTAAAACTTAGGCGGTCTTAAAATTTATTTAGCAAGAATTATTGTGCTATTGTGGTTTAAGCACACTGCTTTCTTTTAAATTCACTAATCTTCTTTTTATAGTTTACTCTCAATAGAGCTATAGAAAAAAATGAGCGCTCAAAATAATTTCTACTTTTACGCGTCTAACATCTTCAAACTTCAAAAAAAAGCAACACCATGAAAAACCTTCTTAAATTATTATCTGTATTTATTCTTGCATTATCGCTTTCGTCTTGCAGCTATAATAGTTTAGTAAAAGAGCGCGAAGCAGTTACAGCACAATGGGCAAATGTAGAAACTGCCTACCAGCGCAGAGCAGATTTAATTCCCAACTTGGTTAATACCGTAAAAGGTTATGCCAACTTTGAACAACAAACACTTACAGCCGTAGTAGAAGCGCGTGCAAAAGCCACTAGCATTCAGGTAAATGCCAATGATTTAACTGAAGAAAACATTGCAAAATTCCAAGCAGCACAAAGTGAGCTAAAAGGGGCATTGTCGCGTTTGTTGGCAACCGTAGAGAGCTATCCGGAATTAAAGGCAAATCAGAACTTTTTAGAGTTGCAAGCTCAATTAGAAGGCACTGAAAATCGCATTAGTGTAGAGCGCAATAAATACAATCAGTTGGCGCAAGAATACAATGCGCATACGCAATCGTTTCCTGCATTGATTACTGCAAAAATGTTTGGCTTCCAAGCTAAGGCATACTTTAAAGCCGATGCCGGAACCGAGAAAGCACCAAGCGTGAAATTCTAACTAGAAAACCTATGAGTTTATTTGCTAAACAACTCATTGGCAATAGCCAAATTGAGGAAATAAAACGCGCCATTCAGCAGGCCGAAAAAAACACCTCGGGCGAAATTAGAGTGCATATAGAAAAGCATTGCAAGCAAGACGTATTGCATCGTGCAGCTGCAATTTTTCATTCTTTAAAGATGGATGAAACCGAAGCCCGAAATGGCGTGCTTATTTATGTGGCATTAGGCGATAAAACGTTTGCAATAGTTGGCGATAAGGGAATTGACTCCAAAGTGCCTCCCGATTTTTGGGAAAGCACCAAGCACACAATGCTTCAGCATTTTAAACAAGAGCAAATTGCCGAAGGTATTATTGCCGGAATTCATTTGGCGGGCGAAAAACTCAAAACATTTTTTCCTTACATGCAGGGCGATAAAAATGAATTGAGCGATGATGTTAGTTTTTCTTAATGTGCAGTAAGTTCTAATTTGTAAACATGACTTGTAGAAAATATATCGGTTGGAGAGGATTGCTTTTGGTGCTTTTATTTTGGCACGGAAGCATTGCTGCGCAATTCCCCGAAAGTCCCAATCCTCCCAAATTGGTAAATGATTTTGCCGGATTTCTTTCGGCAAACGAAGTGCAAGCTCTGGAGCAAAAATTGGTAGCTTTTGACGATTCTACTTCTACCCAAATTTCTATTGTTACCATTAGCGACATTGGCGCTTACGACATTAGTGATTATGCCTTTCAATTAGGCGAAAAGTGGGGCATTGGGAGGAAGCAGAAAAACAATGGAGTACTAATTTTGGCAGCCAAAGCTCAGCGCAAGGTTTTTATTGCCACAGGGTATGGAATAGAAGATGTGTTGCCCGATGCTATTTGTAAAAGAATTGTAGAGCAAATAATTATACCCAATTTTAAATCAGGCAATTTTTACAAAGGGTTCGATAACGCCACCAATGAAATTATAGCGCGCACCACCGGAAAGTTCGATGCAGAACCCGAAGCCAATAAAGAGGGTATTCCTTTATGGGTTATCATATTGATTCTCATAATTATTATAGTAATTATCTCTGTGGCAAGTTCTGGTAGTAATGGCGGAGGTACTATTTCGGGCAGAGGCGTAAGAGGTTTTGGGAGCGGCCCTGTTGTGTGGGGAGGCGGTTTTGGAAGGAGTGGAGGAGGCTTCAGTAGTGGTGGTGGCGGTTTTGGAGGCTTTGGAGGTGGAAGTTTTGGAGGAGGCGGAGCCGGAGGTAGTTGGTAGTGCTTTAGGCACTCAACTGCTTGTGTTTATCGGGTGTAACACATATTGGCATCATCTTTTTTGCTAATTACTGAAAAACACTATCGCAAATCCCGAATTACCTTGTACTTTCGCGCCCGCTTATGATTGCTATATCTAATGTTTTCCTTGCTTTTGGTGGAAGAACCATGTTTGATGAAATAAGTTTCCTCATCAACAAAAACGATAAAATTGGCTTAGTTGGAAGAAATGGTGCCGGAAAATCTACACTGCTAAAAGTGTTGAAAGGCGTGCAGCAAATTGACGGTGGCGATATTATGTATCCCAAGGGAACCATCATAGGTTACCTTCCGCAAGAAATAAACTCACAGTCTAAACTTTCGGTAATAGACGAAACCAAACGCGCTTT contains the following coding sequences:
- a CDS encoding RecX family transcriptional regulator, whose protein sequence is MSKDIWIALVRYCSYQERCKSDVVKKMQQLEVPPAEFGNWIAKLQAENFLNELRFTKGFVNGRFKNKGWGVGKLKRELAARKVEESIIQQVLAEEIDSESYEQKALWVAEKKWKSIKGKTTMERQLKLQKFLLGKGFEFAVVKELIKKNFQQ
- a CDS encoding beta-ketoacyl synthase chain length factor; protein product: MFYIHKSACISPQHTFGTPVLEQQKVYDNNQMHAIEPVYEGVPPGQLRRMGKALRMGVGSGMSLLKHHVVDGIIIGTANGGIEDSISFLNQIEEYAEGRLTPTHFVQSTFNAIAGMMGLITKNKGYNATHVHRGAAFENVLIDAVMLLKENTSHQYLIGAVDEISVRNYRMESLAGWYKKEIIPSNEMFSHISAGMIPGEGAAMFLVSNQSEGAVAQMCATTSFFGKDEATLQAQLASFLAANNIDVQEVDLLLSGYNADERFTHFYDMVEAAFASKGIARFKQLTGDFQTVSALAVWWAVQLLHQKEIPGFMLVTGNAAIIPKYILIYNNYRGEQHSFILLKRP
- a CDS encoding tetratricopeptide repeat protein, with product MKTDKHPKHYTLVFTLLIAMPIGYLVYANLIRETQAPILPSNNQVITAPSSSSASFASAVEAAEKAATANPGYQSYLNLGLAYFQAGMYEKSIEATQKAIDSDGKQAVAYNNIAAAYGALENWDMEIAACEKALQLKPDFQLAKNNLEWAKSQKAKAEKK
- a CDS encoding LemA family protein; amino-acid sequence: MKNLLKLLSVFILALSLSSCSYNSLVKEREAVTAQWANVETAYQRRADLIPNLVNTVKGYANFEQQTLTAVVEARAKATSIQVNANDLTEENIAKFQAAQSELKGALSRLLATVESYPELKANQNFLELQAQLEGTENRISVERNKYNQLAQEYNAHTQSFPALITAKMFGFQAKAYFKADAGTEKAPSVKF
- a CDS encoding TPM domain-containing protein, with amino-acid sequence MTCRKYIGWRGLLLVLLFWHGSIAAQFPESPNPPKLVNDFAGFLSANEVQALEQKLVAFDDSTSTQISIVTISDIGAYDISDYAFQLGEKWGIGRKQKNNGVLILAAKAQRKVFIATGYGIEDVLPDAICKRIVEQIIIPNFKSGNFYKGFDNATNEIIARTTGKFDAEPEANKEGIPLWVIILILIIIIVIISVASSGSNGGGTISGRGVRGFGSGPVVWGGGFGRSGGGFSSGGGGFGGFGGGSFGGGGAGGSW
- a CDS encoding TPM domain-containing protein, giving the protein MSLFAKQLIGNSQIEEIKRAIQQAEKNTSGEIRVHIEKHCKQDVLHRAAAIFHSLKMDETEARNGVLIYVALGDKTFAIVGDKGIDSKVPPDFWESTKHTMLQHFKQEQIAEGIIAGIHLAGEKLKTFFPYMQGDKNELSDDVSFS